The sequence AGTAAGTTGGGTTAGATCATTAGAACCAATCGAAAAGCCATCAAATATTTGACTAAATTCTGCAGCGAGCAAGACGTTACTAGGAAGTTCGCACATAACATATACTTGCAAACCATTTTCACCTCTTACCAAACCGTGTTTTGCCATTTCAGCTAGAACTTTACGTCCTTCATCGGGAGTACGACAGAAAGGAATCATGGGGATTACGTTAGTTAAGCCCATATCTTCTCGTACTCGTTTAAATGCTTGACATTCCATACCAAATGCTTCACGATATTTGGCATCATAATAGCGACTTGCACCACGCCAACCCAGCATCGGGTTTTCTTCCCTAGGTTCAAACTGTTTACCACCCAAAAGATTGGCATACTCGTTGCTCTTGAAGTCCGACATCCGCACGATCACTGGCTTGGGATAAAATGCTGCTGCAATAGTGGCTATTCCTTTAGCTAATTTATCAATGAAGAAATCCGGCTTGTCGGGATAATGTACTGTCAAGCGTGCGATCGCTATTTTGGCATCACAATCTTGTAATTCATCGAATTTAAGTAAAGCCAAAGGATGAACTTTAATCTGATTAGCAATAATAAATTCCAATCTTGCCAATCCTACACCATCACAGGGAAAAGCAGATAAACCAAATGCTTCTTCAGGATTACCCACATTCATTAAGATTTGAGTTTTAGTCTGCGGTAAAGTATCTAATTGAGTTGATTCGACTGTAAAAGGAATTAAGCCAGCATAGACTTTACCTTGTTCTCCTTCAGCACAAGAAATAGTTATTTCTTGTCCATTAGAAACTTTGGTGCTTCCATCTCCACAACCAACGATGGCAGGTATCCCCATTTCACGAGCAATAATTGCTGCGTGGCAGGTTCTACCTCCTTGATTGGTAACAATGGCACTAGCCTGTTTCATTATCGGTTCCCAGTCAGGATCAGTTTTGTTGGTAACTAATACTTCTCCTGGTTGGAAATGCTCAATTTCGCTAATATTTAAAATAACTCTGGCTTGACCGGCGCCAATTTTCTCTCCCACTGCCCTTCCTGTAGTTAGGATAGTTCCTGTTGCATCTAATTTATATGTCTGCAACACATTATTAGTTTTCTGAGATTGAACAGTTTCAGGGCGAGCTTGAACAATAAATAATTCTCCTGTCAGCCCATCTTTTGCCCATTCAATATCCATCGGGGTATAAATACCACGCACTTTAGTGTAATGTTCTTCAATTTGACAGCCCCAAGACGCTAATTGTAAAATTTCGTCATCATTTATCGCAAACCAGCTTCTTTCTGAGTGTGATGTCGGTATATTTTTGGTTAGTTTGCTACCGCCTACATCGTAGACCATCTTGATTTCTTTACTGCCAAGACGTTTATCTAGGATGGGACGATATCCTTGATTAAGAGTCGGCTTAAAGACAATATATTCGTCAGGATTAACAGCCCCTTGAACAACGTTTTCTCCTAAACCATAAGCAGCAGTGATCAGAGCTGCATCTTTAAAGCCTGTTTCGGT is a genomic window of Pleurocapsa sp. PCC 7319 containing:
- the ppsA gene encoding phosphoenolpyruvate synthase, translated to MVETKDRHQEFLQDKEQALILWFKDVGISDVSLVGGKNASLGEMIQQLTPIGINVPDGFASTAYAYRYFIQQAELESKLRQLFADLDVEDINNLRSRGKQARALILNTPFPEELETAITEAYTKLCQQYSFDFKYCDRFAGEEKTICEKYTYNVDVAVRSSATAEDLPDASFAGQQETYLNVHGVQSVLEACHKCFASLFTDRAISYRTIKGFDHFDVALSVGVQKMVRSDLATSGVMFSIDTETGFKDAALITAAYGLGENVVQGAVNPDEYIVFKPTLNQGYRPILDKRLGSKEIKMVYDVGGSKLTKNIPTSHSERSWFAINDDEILQLASWGCQIEEHYTKVRGIYTPMDIEWAKDGLTGELFIVQARPETVQSQKTNNVLQTYKLDATGTILTTGRAVGEKIGAGQARVILNISEIEHFQPGEVLVTNKTDPDWEPIMKQASAIVTNQGGRTCHAAIIAREMGIPAIVGCGDGSTKVSNGQEITISCAEGEQGKVYAGLIPFTVESTQLDTLPQTKTQILMNVGNPEEAFGLSAFPCDGVGLARLEFIIANQIKVHPLALLKFDELQDCDAKIAIARLTVHYPDKPDFFIDKLAKGIATIAAAFYPKPVIVRMSDFKSNEYANLLGGKQFEPREENPMLGWRGASRYYDAKYREAFGMECQAFKRVREDMGLTNVIPMIPFCRTPDEGRKVLAEMAKHGLVRGENGLQVYVMCELPSNVLLAAEFSQIFDGFSIGSNDLTQLTLGLDRDSALIAHLFDERNQGVKLMLSMAIAAAKQNNRKIGICGQAPSDYPEFAEFLVQEGINSISLNPDSVLKTRLKVAEIEQQLTELT